The DNA segment GTGCCCAAAGGGTTTCCTCGCAACCTGCCTGACAAGAGCCTAGTTCTCCCTCTGAACCAGCTGCATAGGTATGGGGAACGGGTCGGCTAGTCGTGCCTTATGATTGCCCTGAACCTAGCGGTCCTTCTGAGCGGCTGAAACTCTGGCGCATCATTTGCGCGTTCGACGCAGTTTGGGTTCAGGCGCACGGCCTCGGCGAGCAGGTCGATCGATATGTCACTTTTGCCCTGGACCGCCATCAGCCGGGCCTTGTTGTAGTACGCGTTTGAGTAGTAAGGCGCAATCTCAAGTGCCTTGTCGTAACAGCTGGCGGCATCATAGTACCTCCCAACTGCCTGCAACAACACCCCCTTGTTGGTCAGCGCAACGAAGTTGCCCGGGTCAATTGAAATCGCCAACTCGAAGCATTCACGCGCGTCTTCAGGCCTGTCAAGGAGTTCAAGAGTCGTGCCCTTGTCGGTCAAAAGCACGGAATTCTGCGGATCTATTGCAAGCGCCCGGTCGAACGCCCCTATTGCCTCTTCATATTTTCGCTGCGAGCAGAGAAGGTTCGCCCTTGCCTGGAGCGTAAAACGATCCTCTGGGCTTATTCTCAAAAGCGTGTCTACTACCTCAAGCGCCCCTGCATAGTTCCTGTACCCATCGCACTCCACCCTGGCAACGTTCCACAGTATGTACAGCGAATCGGGGTTGAGATCCTTTGCCTTGATATAGCAGCCGAGTGCGTCCTCGTGCCTGCCCAGTCTCCCAAGCATTCTCCCTTTCCAGATTAAGGCCCTGCTGCTCCTCGGATGGGCCGACAGTATCGCATCAAATTTCTCCGGCTCCTCGCCAAAGGATGCGCGCAGCAGCTTGTCCTCAAAGCCGTTTGCATATTTGCAGAAAGCGTAATCGACCCAGACTGCCGCAAGCTCCGGATGTATCGCAAATAATCCGTAAAAACAGCGTTCTGCCTCGTCATAGTCTCCCCTGTCCGCTGACCTGTGGCCGCGCTCTACAAGTGAGGCCGCAATTTCAATTTCGCGCTTGTCAGTGCTCTTGATGGAAGGCAAAATTGCAGCCACCTGAGCCTTTGCAGACAAGGCCCTGTTTCCGATCCAAAGCAAATGAAAGGGCCCGTCCATGAAGACTGTACTCAATTCAATTTCTTAAGCATATCCCCGCGGCATTTGGAAACGTTACCAGTCGATCAATGATTGCCAGTTCCTTTCTTCGCAGCTCATGCGTTACTTCCAGCCCTGTCGACCCTAATCAACACCAGACTCTTCATTACCTGCAGCGCCAGTCAAGCTCAATCTGCCTGCACTGCCACGGGTTCTTGTCTAATGCATGATCACGATCCGTTCTTTAGAGCGGCCCCGGGGCAGTTGGAAGGAGCAAGCCGACAATGGTTGCCACGAACCAGATAACCAAAGCGACAATGAGGGCCTTGAGCCATCCCATCTTGTACAGGGCGCGGAGGGCAATGAGCCATACTATGCCCCCGATTATGGCGGCGAGCCAACCCCGGCCTAAAAGGTAGTAGACTGCAGAGTAGACTATGGTCCCGACAATGGCAGCTACGACTGCCCGCCCAATCCCTCCCTTTTCGCCGAACAACTTTGTAATCAGGAAAATAATGACTGTAGATACTGCAAGTCCGACAAGAAAAATAACTGCAGAATAAATCGCGTTTGGCACACTGGATATTGTCGCGCTGGCTATAAAGCCGGATGCAGACGGCGAAATTCCTCACTTAAACTCATCTGTCAGAATTCTCCCGGGCGCGATGATCCGGAGATTTGAGTCGACTTTGCTTAGAGGGGACAGTACCTTGCGACGAGATCATTCATGTAACTGCAGATGTGGCTGCCATTCTTTCTGGCCGCATGCCGCGCTGCTTTTGTTCTATTATCTCTAGGTAGCGCCTGACGACTTCGGCAATGAAGATTCTTGCAGGGGAGCCAAAAAAGCCAAGCAGACCCAGCTCGACTTCGACTATCGTAACAGGCGGCTCCCGCCGACTGAGAAGCTTGTATTTTTTTTCAAGGTAAGACATGACCGACATTCTTGCCTCTTCCGGGAGCAGGGAGCCCAAGGTTGACTCGAGAGCTTGTCGTACTTCCCTGCCGGTCATGGTTTCTTTGTCTGGATTCAACTTTACTCCCTCTTGCTTATATCGCAGTGTCGTTTCATCTGAAAACTGCTTGTATGTAAGCGCCGATTACATGCAGCCAAAGCCATTCTGAAGGAATGCCAGTAAGATCTGCTGAAACTGTCAATGACGGCATTGCAAATAGTTCTGAGTTCATATCGAGATGCGGCTATTTGCGCCATAACAGATGATTTAGCAAACATCAGGCCAAATGCAATAAACGGGCTCATCGGAAGGCAAATTGTGCAAACCGCCGAATTATCAAAGGCACTCCCGGCGCGGCGGTACAAAGAAGGAGCCGAATTCTGGAAAGGCTAGCGTTTTTATCGAACAGCCCAATGTAAACCATTAGTCGCCAGAGGCATCTCCTCGGGGCTCTAGTAGGCCAGCGAGGGCAGGAACAGACCAGCAGGCTCTTGGTAGGGGCCGAAGGTCATCAGGTTAGCCGGCCATTCGATTCTAAACTTGCAGTCAAACAGCCAATTCATAAGTTCATGATTTCTTGCTGGCACAAAGAAGCCCGGTCCCGTTATCGTTGGGGCAGAAGAGATAAGGGCCTTCAGGTCATTGTTTGATTTTGCAACGGCATGACCGAACAATCCAATACCTGCGGCATAGCCTGAAATCTGGCCGCCCCGCTCTATCATCAACGCTGCGCCGTGGTCAATTGCCTGCCTAAGCTCTCCTTCCCTCGTAAAGCCGTGCACTTTTCGGCACATTTCATTGCAAGACGCTATGTCCGTTGCATTCCGAACTGGTCTGACGTTTTTCGCATCATCGCTCTTTTGCTCATTAGTCAGTGGCTGGCCCTGCATTAGAAACAGAGGTTCGCGTAAGGCAAAGCCGCACTTTGTATAAAGTGCAAAGGATCTGATGTGGCTTGGAGACTGCACCAATCTTACTTGGCCCATATGCTGTTTTCCCGCCTGAGTAAGGACTGCATCCATAAGTGCTCTCCCGACCCCTCCTTGAGCCGAAGGTCGGACAGTAAGCGGACCTATCACTGCTACAGGCGAGGGCGGGAATTTGTGCAGGAAAATGCTTCCCAATACAGTGCCTTCAGCCTCTGCAAGGACACCAAAAGAGTTCGGGTTGTCAAGAAGCATTTTGACAAGTCCGATGCCATGCTCTTCAGTAGGTTGTTCGGACGGATATCCATGAGCGGCGGAAACGGTTTTGTGGGCCTCATACCCGATCTTGCCGCATACTTCAACATCGTGTTTCTCTATAGGCCGAATCGTCAGGCTCATTTTGTTCGCGAAGTTATTTTTCGCTAATAAGTGTAGTGAGCAACGTGCATTGCCCTTGCCTTCCAAACGGTCATGCTCAATGCGGATTGTGCCGTGTCAAGACTCATCGTCGGCAAAACCTGACAGCGCGTTAATATTATGGAGAATGGCGGGCGCGTGATGTCACATGCCTCCAGTTCAGTGAGAAAGACTCGGTATACCCCTGATGTTAGAGATATGTCTCGTCGACGTAGCACCACTTCCAGTTCTCGCCCGGCTCGTACGACTTGATTATGGGGTGCCTTGAGTGCTTGAAGTGCTTGGTTGCATGCTTGTTGGGCGACGAATCGCAGCAACCTACGTGGCCGCAGGTAAGACATAGCCTCAGTTTCACCCAGCCGGAGCCGAGCTTTTCGCATTCCTCGCAACCCTTTGTGTTGCCGGCTATGTCCGGGTTTATCTTGACAATATGCTCGCACTGAACGGTTTCTGCGCTGCGTCTTACCATGCAGAACTCATGCACAAACACCTAGTTAAGCGGTTCAAAGGCTCTTCCGCATCTTATGCTTAGGCTTGGGAGTCCTCGCGCTGCCTTCGCTTCAGGCCCAGCACAAAATTGCGCATATAAGTCGCAAGAATCAGCTCCCTCATTTCCTTGAGCGGGTCGAGTTCATTTTGCACACAGTGCGCTTCAAATGCTTCCCACTCCGGTCTTGGAAGCTTGGCAACGTATTCGTTTATCAGCCTGATGTCATGGGCGGAGAGCTTTCTCTCTCGCTGCCGGGCGTACAGCTCGTCTGACTCGAGCACCTGTATAAGGACGGCCGTCGCAGTGCCTGACGAGCCTACACCGCCGGCGCCACCCCGTCTGTATGATACCATGCGTCAGGCGGAGCTTGCCCTTGGCATCCTTTAGTCGGCGCGTGTGTTCAACCTAATAATACGGCCGCCTCACGTTGCCGGCTCCTCCATCGCCGGCACAATCTCCTCTGCGATAAACGCCCTGAAGCCCGGGTCAAACCAGCTCTCTATGTTCATGGACTTCCAGTCTTCTCGTATTGTGCCGAACTTGAATGCGTTTCTCATCCATGCCAGCCATCCTTCCCACTCGTTGTCACTTAGGACCTTTCGCTGGCGCATGTGGTAAGCGTGCGAGCATATGTAAAGAACGTAGTATGTAAACACGCCCTCTTCATCAGCCTCCGGCCTTCCCTTTGCTATGACCTTGAGCAGGCCGGGCCTCTCTATCAGGATCTCGCCCATCCTGTGTATTTTTTCGTCAAGGTCGTTCAACACCCTCGTTTCGACGTCGACCGAAATGCCCTGAATCTGCCTTTTCGAAAAATACAGAGTCATAAGCATAGTCCCGACGATTCCAATAGTCTGCGCGATAGTCAGCCAGTCGTCAAACGACAAATCCGCCATGAAAGGACTATCAGAAGTGCGTATTGAAAAGGCTGATCCAGCTCCTAGGCCGCAGAGCTGTCTGCAAGCCTCGCGGCCTCGACTACCTCAAAGACGTTGTAGTACTGCCTATCGTCGAATATCTTGTCGACAAGCGCGATTGTCTCCGCGCGCGACATGGTCGAGTTTTCAGGGAAACTGGTGCTCAGGTATTCCATGATCTTACTCTTGTCAGCCGGAAACGTGACGTTTTTTAGTACCTGCGCAAGCGCCGCAGCTTTTGGAAAGTCGTGGACCATCATGTCATCCCGCTGCATGCCCTCGACCCCCTCCTGCTTGCGCAGAACATCCGCGATATGTTCAACGTTTCGCTCCGTAGGAATTTGATCTTTGTTTTCTCTGGACATTCTTACGCCGTATATTGCGCAGCAAGATATTTACGCGCACCGCAGGCACGGATAACCGATTTAATCAATAAGATATGTCTTGTACTTCAGATGGCTCACGCTATGGAGTATGATAAGAAGGCTGCTGCCTTTGGAGGATTTGACGCTCTGCTGTTTGATCTTTTTGGAACGCTAGTAGATACGAGTTCGCTTGCCCGCGGCTTTGAAGAAATAGGCATCGCCGTCGACGTCAAGGCATTTTCAGAGGCGTGGCAGTCCAAGCGGCTGCAGTACATGTGGGTAAACTCGCTTCTGACCAAGAGCAGCTCAAATACAGCTCCGGTCGTACAATTTCAACCGTTTGAAAAACTGTCTATTAGAGCCCTCAGTTATACTGCAAAGATGCACGGCATAAACCTGAGTGAGGATCAGATTGTAAGGATATCCGAGTCGCAGCTCTCTCTTGACATTTTGCCGGACGTGAGGCAGGGCCTAGAAAAGGTGCATTCGGCCGGCAATATCAGGATGTCCGTGCTTACAAACGGCTCAAGTCGGAACACGGAGAAGCTGTTACAGAAAAATGGATTGGACCATTACTTTGAGGCAGTAATAAGCGCCGAGGATGTGCGCTATTACAAGCCGAGCCCCGAACCATATTATCACGCGGCAAATGTTTTGAAGCTCCCAGCAAGCAGGCTGGTAATGGTGAGCGCGAACCTCTGGGACATTGCGGGGGCCCAGAACGCGGGCATGAAGGCGTGCTGGATAAACCGCGAGGCGATTTTGGATATCGACCAGATGGACGTTCGGGGCGACCTCTCCTTTCCGTCGCTTATCGAGTGAATGCAGTTCTTCGCTTCGGCGAGCCGGATTGGGGCACGCGCAGCCTAAGAAAGGTGGATAACCGATAAATGAAATGCACGCTAACCGGCCGGTAGAATTCAGGATGTCTGATTCGATAGACTCGGTTCCGCTAACGGGATTGTCCGTGTTTACCAAGGAAGACGAGGATCATTCCGTGGGAGTGGTCGAAGACGTCGAGGAGGAGAGCGGAAGCTTGATTGTCCGCGGTAACTTGGATCTTAGAAAATATTCTATTCCCCGCGACACTGTCGTGGGAATTGATCCCACTAATGAAAAGTTGATTCTGGACATGACGCGAGACGACTTCATCGAGTATGAAAAATGATGGCTTTTTACATACTTTTGCGACCAGGAGAGTCGAGCGGTTAATGTCGGGCATTCTAAATGACGACCAGTATGTTTGCGAGGTCTGCGGTCGGGGTTTTGGCACGAAGGAGAAACTGAGGGAGCACCTCTTTGAGCACGGCGCCGATAAGGTGCAAGAGCGGCTGGAACGAGCGCTCTAAATGACGGTGCACTTAACCTACTACATTTAGCGTACCGTGCATGAACGGATGTATTGTACAATGGTAGGCTAGCGAAGGCTGAGGAGTTGACGGCATCTTTGCCGAGCCGGATTGCCCGGCGGCGATTATCCCGGTGTCAAACGATCCATTGTCTGCTGTCGCAGTATGGGGCGCCGTGTCTCTGTTGTCCCATACCATCGGAACCCCGGCCTGCACTGAAGCGGGATTAGGCTGGTAGTACTCCTTTACCTGCTGCGCCCCGGCTCCCGCGGGGATTCGGATAGCTACAATGACGTTTCTTGCCCTTGTAGAGTTGTTTGACGGGCCGCTAGCCGAAGTGCTTGCTGCCGCTCGCTGGCCTGCTGTCTGATTTGAAGTCGCTGACCCTGTAGCATTTCCAGTCGCCGTGGTGTTGGCCAGGTTGGTGGTACTGTTTGAAGCAATCTGCGTTTCATTTGAAAAGCCGCGCAAAGACGGCGGGATCTCGGCCTCCTTGGGAGTAAGAACCGGTTGCGCAGGAAGGCCGTACTGCTTCCTCAGTGTATCCTGCTGCTTTTGGAGCACCGTAGTTGAAAAGCTTGACCCCAGATGACCAAACGACAAATAAAGTGCGATAATCGCCGTGATTGAAATCCCCATTACAAGCAGGCCGCCGGCCACTCCTTTCATGTACTTCGAGTAGCCGCCTGCATCCTCGTCGCCTCCCTTCTTTCCGGCAGCAGACATCCGCAAGTACTATATGCAGACATCAAATGAAAGGGGTTCGCTAGGCCAGGCTGTTAGCCAGTATTTTTCTTGGGAGGCAGGAACAATAAAGACGAAGTCGGGCTATTGCTGTCTGTGCCGGTGGTAATAGTGGTATTGGTTGAACTGGGGTCTGACACCGAACTCAGGGTGAACTTGTCAGTCATTTGCGGCTGGGTGTATACATGGTTGCCCTGAGACAGTATTCTCACCGTAAGATAATAGGGGACGTTTTTTGTCATGATGGGTCCCTGCAGATGAAACGTCCCCGAGCCGGAGTGGTCATGATGCCCTCTAAAGTCAGGCCCCCAGGTTGTGAACTGGGAGGCAATAGGCTTGGTAGCATTGCCGGCCGTTGCATTTAGCGGCAATAGTTCCAGATCGAGGATTCCGCTTTCTGTAACAAAGCTGTGCCGGCAGAGCACTGCAGTGTCATTTGAAACCGTGACGTTGTACTTCAGCCCCTGGACTGGCGGAATTGAAACCAGCTTGGGGACAAACGAGACAACAAAACTTGTCTTGCTCGATGCATCAAAAGGCAAGGTCCCCACACCGCCAATGAGCATGTTCATGTAATAGCCCTTCTGCGTGGTGTTGCCCACGTTAATCGTTCCCTGAAGAGAGCTGTCCAGAGTATCCGAGTAATGGTAAGTGCCAGCATGGGTGAACTGGTGGGCGTACCAGCCGCCGTTTGCAAGAATGATTTTTGAGTCAAAGTTTTCCGGCGAACCAGAAGAGGTCACTGTATGGTTGGCACCGTCGTTGTTCACCCACAGCACCGTCAAGTTCAGAGGAATCGATGCGACCGACGGCTTGAGCTCCCAGGTGCCGCTTGATGCAGAAGTTATTGTAATGTTGTACGATGGTACCTCCCGTAGCTTGGATAACATCGGCGGGTCTGCCGTTGTTACCTGCACGGGAAAGCTGGCACTGTAGGCTGACAGAAAAATCCCATCGCCAGAGGCAAGGACAAGCAGGCCGGCAAAGCAGCAAAACTGAAAATATAGTCTCATGTTGTGCTCGCCTGCTCTACGCGGTGAAGCAATCACCGACCTATGGCGATTGCTAACCGCAAATTCACCTAATAATGGTTTTAGAATCTTTTACGTGCAAAAAGTTCCCAGCATACAACCTGCGCAGCCGAGATTTCAACGGTCGAAAGAAAAGAAAAATCCCGCCCGGCGCGCCAAACCGGAGCGGGCGGACATTCTTAACCTACTTGCCTGAGGGGGAATTGCTGGATGTGTAATTGCCAACTGGCATTTGGTTCGGAGCCGCTTTTGACGGTGTCATTGCAGGATTTGGCAAAACTGTATAAGTAGAGGTGCTATGGCCTGAACTGCTGCCCGATGCAGAAGTCGTCCCCGCGGAAAACGCCGGCAGGGCGAACTGATCTGTTTCATTGCTAAGCTTCGAGCTGTCCTTGGTGACGATCTGGACCTTGAGCGTGTACTGAGTATTCTGGGTCATCACCGGCCCCTGTATATGGAAGGTGCCAGTGTTACCATGACCTTCCTGGCTTACAAAGTCTGGACCCCATGTCGTGAACTGCTGCTGGATTGGCTTCGTGCTGTTGATTCCATGACTTGGCTTTGGCACAAGCTCTAGGTAAAGGATGCCTGATACGGTGTCATATGCATGAGAGTACAGCCTGGCAGTAGAGTTCGAAATGGTAACATTGTACGTCGTTGCGACAGCAGGAGGTATGCTGATGTCCTTTGGCACAAAGACCGTCACAAAACTCTGCGGATTTGATGCGTTGAAAGGAAGTACTCCAAGCCCGCCAATCAGCATGTTCATGTGCGAGCCTACCTCCATCCCATTGCCCACGTTGATTATGCCCTTGTCGGTCGCATTCTGGCCGTCATAATAGATGTACGTTCCGACCTTGTTGAATTTGAACATGAACGAACCGCCGTTAGGCGCCAGCGCGCGCGAGAATATTGTGGCCGGTGGAGTATATGTCGAGTTAACCACCGTCTGGACCGTATGGATGCCAATATCATTGTTAAACCATATTACAGTCGTGTTGACCGGGATTGACACGACCCTTGGGGTAAACTGCGTTGAGCTGTTTTGCGAAGATGGCTGCAGGTTGATTGTATAGGTCGGTTCGTCGCTGAAGGTGTAGAAGATCGGAGGAGGAAAGGTACCCTGAGCAAACGAGTTTGTGTTCAGCTTCGCGGTCGGCTGGGCATAGGAGCTTGCCGGCACGACAATAAGTGAAGTGGCTGCCAGCAGCAGTAGGGCTGGCACAATACGGGCGTTGTGAGAATTAGCCGGCGTTCCAGTGTTTTTCTTTGCCGAAGAGAACGGGTCTATCATGCTGCAATGTTTGGCGCCCGAAGAAATATTGGATTTACTTGATTTTTCCAGCATCTGCCTCGGCATCCGGCATCGGTGAGAACATACAATATCTTATTGCGGAACGCCCCAGCAAGTATTTTTCTCGCTTCGAACGGTACGTCCATGCGTCTTGGAAAACATCATTTGGCCAGGCGGCCAAACGTACGTTCAAAGCTGTCTGAAATTGGCGTCACAAGCACCTTGTCCAGCTTGCCAGCAACTGATACAAAGAGCAGCGCGACCGCTACACCAAGCATAATGCCTCCGGCAACGTCGAGCGGAGTGTGGGCCCCGAGATAAACACGTGACAAGCAGACAACCCCTGCTTCAGCGGTCATTGCAATGGAAATGACAGTCTGCCTTGGCGTGCCGCGGTAAAGCGCCAGCAGTACCGTTGCGCCTGCGGAAACGAGCAGGGCATGGCCAGAGGGAAAAGAAAACGAATTGTCCGGCGCAATCACAAAGTCGTCGGCAGGAATCGCAGGCCGCGGCCGGCCAACAATTTCTTTGGCCACAGTACCAATCGGAATAAGTGCAATCATCAGCAGCCCCATCGTCACCGCAGCGATTCTTCCCTGCCTGCCTCCAAATACAAAAAGCAGGATACCGGCCGCCGGCCACACGACTTCTCTGCCATAAGCAGTAGCAAGGAGCATGAGCGAATTGAGAATACCATAGTGAGGCTCGTTTAATTGCAAAAACATCGACCGGTCCGAATGCTGAACTGGGGACGGAACGCCTGTATTACAGCAGCTTCCTGGCGAGACAAGAACTGCCAGCAAAACAAACAAAACAAAGAGCGCGGCAGCAGCCGCAACAAACCTCCTCACCAATTCAACCCTTTATGCCAATTAGCGTTGCAAGCCATCCTTAATTATATTGCTAGTTTGTACGCCACCGAGTTGCTGTGCGATGGCGCGTTTGTGGGCTAGATTTAAGTACGCTGGCGGCAATCTAGCTGCAATGTCGGCACCTCAAAAAGTTGCGGTTGTTACTGGAAGCTCTAGCGGAATCGGGCACGCAGCAGCCGTTGCACTTGCGAACAACGGATTTCTCACTTTTGCCACCATGCGCGACCTGGGAAAAAGAAGTACCATAGATTCTGCCGCAAAAGGCATGCCTGATGGCGGCAAGAATCTGAGGGTTGTACAGCTCGACGTTACTGATGACTCGTCAGTGAAAAACGCGGTGCAGTCGATCGTGTCAGAATCGGGCAGGATTGACGTGCTTGTAAACAACGCCGGTTTTGGCGTCATGGGGGCTTTTGAAGACGTTTCAATAGAAGAGCTTAGAAAGCAGTTTGAGACCAACGTGTTTGGAGCTGTGCGCGTCACGCAGGCTATCTTGCCGACAATGAGAAAGCAAAGGTCGGGCAGGATTATCAACATGAGCTCCGGTGCAGGCAGGCTTGGATACCCTGGCGGCTCGGCGTACATTGCCTCAAAGTTTGCCCTTGAGGGCATCAGCGAATCGCTCGCCTATGAGGCAGACTTTTTCGGCATCCAGGTTTCTCTTATCGAACCGGGATTTATCCGGACTAACTTTGGCAACGGCATGATCCTTGCAAAGAAGGCGCAGGACACAGGCTCACCGTATCTGCAAATGATGCACGGTATGTCTAGCTTTTTCGACAAGGCCATGGAAAACGCCAGCCCGCCGGAGCTTGTTGCAGACCGAGTGGTTGAGGCCGCTACTGCCAGCAAGCCCAAATTGCGCTATCTGGCTGGGAAGGACGTTGAGCAGTGGGTAGGCGCCCGGAACAGCATGTCGGACGATGACTTTTTTGCAATGATCAAGCAGGGCATGATGCCAAGTAGCGGATGAGCTTTATCTGACTCCCACAGTGGCTTCAGTAAAAGCCATTACCGGTTATCGCCCGCTATGTA comes from the Nitrososphaera sp. genome and includes:
- a CDS encoding haloacid dehalogenase type II, with the translated sequence MAHAMEYDKKAAAFGGFDALLFDLFGTLVDTSSLARGFEEIGIAVDVKAFSEAWQSKRLQYMWVNSLLTKSSSNTAPVVQFQPFEKLSIRALSYTAKMHGINLSEDQIVRISESQLSLDILPDVRQGLEKVHSAGNIRMSVLTNGSSRNTEKLLQKNGLDHYFEAVISAEDVRYYKPSPEPYYHAANVLKLPASRLVMVSANLWDIAGAQNAGMKACWINREAILDIDQMDVRGDLSFPSLIE
- a CDS encoding DUF2795 domain-containing protein translates to MSRENKDQIPTERNVEHIADVLRKQEGVEGMQRDDMMVHDFPKAAALAQVLKNVTFPADKSKIMEYLSTSFPENSTMSRAETIALVDKIFDDRQYYNVFEVVEAARLADSSAA
- a CDS encoding phosphatase PAP2 family protein, whose amino-acid sequence is MRRFVAAAAALFVLFVLLAVLVSPGSCCNTGVPSPVQHSDRSMFLQLNEPHYGILNSLMLLATAYGREVVWPAAGILLFVFGGRQGRIAAVTMGLLMIALIPIGTVAKEIVGRPRPAIPADDFVIAPDNSFSFPSGHALLVSAGATVLLALYRGTPRQTVISIAMTAEAGVVCLSRVYLGAHTPLDVAGGIMLGVAVALLFVSVAGKLDKVLVTPISDSFERTFGRLAK
- a CDS encoding tetratricopeptide repeat protein, with product MSAKAQVAAILPSIKSTDKREIEIAASLVERGHRSADRGDYDEAERCFYGLFAIHPELAAVWVDYAFCKYANGFEDKLLRASFGEEPEKFDAILSAHPRSSRALIWKGRMLGRLGRHEDALGCYIKAKDLNPDSLYILWNVARVECDGYRNYAGALEVVDTLLRISPEDRFTLQARANLLCSQRKYEEAIGAFDRALAIDPQNSVLLTDKGTTLELLDRPEDARECFELAISIDPGNFVALTNKGVLLQAVGRYYDAASCYDKALEIAPYYSNAYYNKARLMAVQGKSDISIDLLAEAVRLNPNCVERANDAPEFQPLRRTARFRAIIRHD
- a CDS encoding UBP-type zinc finger domain-containing protein, with the translated sequence MVRRSAETVQCEHIVKINPDIAGNTKGCEECEKLGSGWVKLRLCLTCGHVGCCDSSPNKHATKHFKHSRHPIIKSYEPGENWKWCYVDETYL
- a CDS encoding C2H2-type zinc finger protein, which translates into the protein MSGILNDDQYVCEVCGRGFGTKEKLREHLFEHGADKVQERLERAL
- a CDS encoding SDR family oxidoreductase encodes the protein MSAPQKVAVVTGSSSGIGHAAAVALANNGFLTFATMRDLGKRSTIDSAAKGMPDGGKNLRVVQLDVTDDSSVKNAVQSIVSESGRIDVLVNNAGFGVMGAFEDVSIEELRKQFETNVFGAVRVTQAILPTMRKQRSGRIINMSSGAGRLGYPGGSAYIASKFALEGISESLAYEADFFGIQVSLIEPGFIRTNFGNGMILAKKAQDTGSPYLQMMHGMSSFFDKAMENASPPELVADRVVEAATASKPKLRYLAGKDVEQWVGARNSMSDDDFFAMIKQGMMPSSG
- a CDS encoding GNAT family N-acetyltransferase, producing MSLTIRPIEKHDVEVCGKIGYEAHKTVSAAHGYPSEQPTEEHGIGLVKMLLDNPNSFGVLAEAEGTVLGSIFLHKFPPSPVAVIGPLTVRPSAQGGVGRALMDAVLTQAGKQHMGQVRLVQSPSHIRSFALYTKCGFALREPLFLMQGQPLTNEQKSDDAKNVRPVRNATDIASCNEMCRKVHGFTREGELRQAIDHGAALMIERGGQISGYAAGIGLFGHAVAKSNNDLKALISSAPTITGPGFFVPARNHELMNWLFDCKFRIEWPANLMTFGPYQEPAGLFLPSLAY